The genomic stretch ACTCGTGATCTTGtgattacaagtttgtatcttAGCTATCTTGGCTGGGGTTATCCATTAGATTCTTGATTTGGCTATAGATATAGAAGAATTCAGTTTTTGAGATTTGAAAGGAAGAAAAATGGGTTCAGGTCCTGAAGAAGCTGGCAATGCCAAGTCTTCAGGAATGGGCAAATCAAAGTCTAGAATGGGGAagaataatgatgatgatgatggtggtgcTGGGCAGAGTTGCCGTTGGTTTAACTTGTGTTTTCTGGGGAATTGCATGCCATCAAGGTCCAGAATAGATATCTCTGTTAATAGACCTGCCACCACTCATCATGGTAAAACCACCTTCTCTGTTGATATTCTTCTATATGGTCTATAATGCATAGTTTCCTTGTTTGTTGGTTCCACATAtgttttcttgaaatttcaggtgtattttaatgattttcctaTGAGATGTTTTTGCAATGTTCCTTGTTTGTATCTCCTTGCATTATGTTAATCTTCTCAGTGTATgctcttattaatatattagttatgGATATGACATGATTTTTCTGTTACATATACAATTAAGCAGATGCCAAAGGTTTTAGTGATACCAATACAGACCCTCCAGTTGCTTTAGTTTTATCATCTTCAGCCACGAGTAATATGGAAAGTACACCGCCCGCTCCCAACAGAGGCGAGGAACTGAAAATCGCCTCTCAGCTTCGGAAATTCACTTATAATGAGCTAAAAGCAGCAACGAGGAACTTCAGACCTGAATGTCTTCTTGGCGAGGGAGGCTTTGGATCTGTTTACAAAGGTTGGATCAACGCAAATGGATGCACGCCAGTAAGGCCGGGATCAGGACTCCCTGCTGCAGTGAAGACTCTCAATCAAAATGGACTTCAGGGTCATAAGGAGTGGCTTGTAAGGAAACATTATATGCTTAATTTGCTTTGGTTTTTCGTTTTTCGTTTTAATTGGATTAACATTTGCATTTTGTCGACTTTCTTCTGCTCACTTACAAGTCGTCCTCATTTGACAGGCTGAAGTAAATTACCTTGGTGAACTCCAACACCCACATTTGGTGAAATTAATTGGCTATTGCATGGAAGATGATCAAAGATTGCTTGTCTATGAGTTTATGCCCCGAGGAAGTTTGGAAAACCACTTATTCAAAAGTATGTCTCGGGTTTTATACTTTAAATCTATGAAATTGGATAAATCTTCAACTGGTCAATTTAATGCTTATGCtctacaaaatattataaaaccATAGATGGTTTCATGCTTTTGATTTCCTTCTGAAGACTAATCATGCAGTGTAATTATGTGTAATGAGTGTGCAATATGTTAGAAAGTTTTCTGAAACATTTAAGCTTTTCTAATGGAgagatttttctttctttgaatTACTGCATAATAATTACCCTTCAAGTGGATTACTTACCATTAGAGTTGCTTTATATGTTTATCAAGAATCAAGATTCTAATGACCGTCTCTCGTGCGCTTCAGGATCCCTGCCGCTTCCTTGGTGCATAAGAATGAAAGTCGTTTTAGGTGCTGCAATGGGCCTTGCTTTCCTCCATGAAGAAGCTGAAAGGCCTGTTATATATCGAGATTTTAAGGCATCTAATATCTTATTGGATGCGGTATACAATTCGAATCcctaatatacattttattgtTTCTATACACCCCAACTTATATCATTTTCTTCTGCACTTGGCCTTTCAGGAATACAATGCAAAGCTCTCTGATTTTGGACTTGCCAAAGATGGTCCCGAGGGAGATAAGACTCATGTATCAACACGAGTAATGGGAACTTATGGTTATGCTGCTCCCGAGTATGTCATGACAGGTGAGCTAGATTACactttattcttgtttttttcttttctttctttttctttgatcTGTAATGTTGTATTTCAGTTCTTTATCCGTGTGCTAGCTACGGTTAGTAGCTAGCTTAattctgataccacttgttaggatcaaatgcTTATCACTACGCCAAATGCTATAGTGAGTAGCGAATGCgaaactttattttcttatagattgccatcacattttcgagaggcaggtgttggacttggccgttcaccggcctctgcccaacaatcctcCTAGTCACTAATTGATAGACTTGACCCTTTATGGGCCTCTGGCCAACAATTTGACACAAAAGAAATACTTTGTTTCTTTGGCAGAAAAGAAAAACTTCCTAAATCAACTgtttattatgaaattttctgTAGCTTGCATCTTTTTCTTTGAAGGACTAGAAGTCTAGAAAGTCGGGAACAGTAGACCAAACTTCCCTTccaagcttttttttttttcttgaaaatcaaGTTGATGCCTAGAGGAATGGGAAAGAAGAGGGGGTGGACGAGGGTAATGAGTTTAAGGAGAGATTTAAGGTGCAAACTAATTAGCATAATATCTTCATATTACTTTGGGATGCTTTTTAAGATATGTTCCTTTTCCCGTGTTTACTATCCTGTTCTCTCGGCCGTTTCCCCACAAATGATGCTTGACAGATTTTCTGCATTCCAGGACACCTGACATCAAGAAGTGACGTTTACAGTTTTGGGGTAGTTTTACTCGAGATGTTGTCTGGGCGGAGATCCATGGACAGGAGCAAAAGGAATGGGGAACACAACTTGGTTGAATGGGCACGCCCATTTCTATCAGATAGGCGTAGGTTTTATCGGGTGATAGATCCGTGCCTTGAAGGTCACTTTTCTGTGAAAGGAGCACAGAAGTCAGTTGAGCTGGCTGCAACTTGTCTTTCCCGTGATCCAAAAGCCAGACCCCTAATGAGCGAAGTTGTTGAAACACTGAAGCCTTTGCCCCAAATGAAGGACATGGCTTGCGACTCGCCCTACTTTCGTGTCATGAAATCTAGGTTTGCCAGTGCCAACCCAAGTGCCAGGAATAGTCACAGGCTAGAACCAGGATTAGCATTTCAAAAAAGGCGGCCAGCTCGGAGCCTCTCTATACCTGTACCGAATGGCCCTCTTGCCTCTCCATATAACAATACCTTTAATCATAGATCACCAAAACCTAGTATTCGTTCACAAGAATGCTAAATCCAGCAGGTTTGTCAGCCAGGTTGAGCAACTATGAGATCTCATTCGATCTATTTGTTCATGTTAAGATCAAGCGTTTATtactatgccaaaagttatagcttgtAGCAAAggtacaactttatttccttatatcgCCACATTTTTAGAGGCAAGGTGCTAGGCGGAGCCTGATCCCTAGCCACCTGGTGCTGGGCGGAGGCCTAATCCCTAGCCACCTATGCTGGACTTGGCTCTTCACTGATCTCTTCCCAACAATTCAGTACCGAATTATTACATAGTTGCAAATGATCATCGTATTATCTGTTGAACCGAGCAACTAACATGTTCTAGAATCCTTTGTTTGTTGTGAAAGTAATGAACATGGAGTGATGATAGGGGTGTGTTGGAGTAACTATAGTGGAGGGGAAATTAGGGTGATTCACAGCATCTGGGAAGCCCTGAGTCTCCAAGCACACAGCAGCATAAGACTGGTACACTGCTCCACTTTTGCCCTTCTTATCCTTCAAGTTGTTAGCTGTATAGAGCTGAACCCCGGGCGAATTCGCCTTCAGCATCATCCTTATACCGGACTTCTCATCGTACACTATCGCCACTTTCTTCATCCACTTACCATCACCATCAACAACATAGTTATTGTCAAAACCGCGCACCTTTCCAGGTGCAGGGTCGGGGAGTCTGTTGAGTTGTGTTCCAATGTCGCGAGGTTTAAGGAAATCGTAGGCTGTGTTGTTGATTGGAGCAATCTCTCCTGTGGGAATTTGCTTGTCGTCCAGAGTGGTGATTTGAGATGCAAATAATTGAAGCTTTTGGGATAAAATATCCCCACTGTCATGGCCTCCAAGGTTCCAGTAGGTATGCTGGGCAAGGTTCACTGGAGTTGCCTTGTTCATAGCTTTTGCCCTCATGGCTATTATCAACTGGTAAGGCTCCTTTAAAGCATAGGTTACAGAGGCAATAACATCCCCGGGGAATCCTGCATTCAAGTAAATTTTAGATTTCAGTTGAGTCACTATGATTTATCTCTCCACAAACTATGGAATCAGGGTATGACAGTGTTTGGAGTGGATGATTCCACTTTTTTGTCACTAGTTTAAGATCTTAGAAACAAGAAGAAACTATACTATAAAATGTATAACACATATTTCTTCTGTtcaattttatgtgtctgatttaataaattacacttaactgaaattatttttaattaaaattttcataatattaagtttagtattaatatataaaatttatatattttaaaactatattaaaatactattaaacacacaaaaaaaaaaaaagtaaaaaatgaaagattAATTTGACTAATCAACATGGTTGTAGTAGGCGCTAGACGCTAATCGAACTGTAGAGTAGCGCCTAGCTCCTAGGCGtctaactataaaaaaaataaaaaaaaatagtgcacaTATGGGTGTATaccatattatttatataataaatataaaatataaaataaaataaaaattagcaaAACCGATTCagctgagttaactcggctaactcgaTTGAATTGGACGAGTTAACTTAACTCGGCTGAGTTCGTCACCAACTTGGCTGAATCGACCGAGTTGGGCGCCTAGGTAGCTAACTAAGCAGTCAACTGCTTAGACGGCCGCCTAGGAGGTAATTCGCCTCAGTCTAGGGCCGCATAGTGCTTAGGCGACTTCCTAGGACGATTTTTACAATAatgctaataaataataaacaaaatagaTAAAATGAGAGAGATAAAAGTGGTTTGTTTTTCTGACCTTGATCACCATCAGGGCTGTGGTAGGTGAAGGTAATGCGAGGTCGTGGACCATTGGGCACGTGCTCTTTAACCTTCCACGCAAGTTTGCCAAATCCTTTGGGACCACCTACGTTGGATTGGCTTCACATTACTATTGACTAAATACCTATTCTACTCACACAAAATAGAATCTGAAATTTAGCCAAATTTCATTAAATGCTGGACCGCCTAAATTTAATGTAGTATGCTATAGAGGATATGATTGGTGTCTGAATCTGAATAatatattctaattttattagtggaagaaaatgaaaaaaaaaaagtgagtgatattattttttttattgagctAATTAATTAGTACATATCATGTATGTAAGAcgggattaaaaaaaataattacataattataCACGCAAAAGATAAAAATTCCATGTTATATTAGATGAGAGATATGAGGGAACATTTCATAAATGAGGCATTATTACTTGTCCTTTTCTTTTGTCCCACCACTAAATGTTGTGCACTTGCACTACCAATTTgaatcaaatcaaatttaatagGTTATTTTGGAAACAAAATTATTACCATAATTTCGGTTAATAATTgaaatcttaaaatttttatcaaaatttttccATTCTAGGAACCAAAAACATAtgcaagatttaaaaaaaaaaattctgatttCACCTCAAGCGGTACTAGCtagttttaaaagttaaaatcaaGCTTCACAATTCACCGTGCAACACTATAGGtactctaatttttatttatttattttttaaaataaaagtttcttttaattttcctAAAATCCCACCGACAGCAAGACTGTCCGCAACAGGCGGGATTATAATACTTAATATGCGCAGAACATAACGCTAATACCCTTTTGGAATAAAATGAAGATAAGATATGTATGTACCATGAATAGTGTTGTTGCCACTGTTAGGAATAAGCTTGTAGAGGGTACCATTCAAAGTGAACTTTGCACCACCAATCCTATTGGCCACCCTTCCAACAATGGCCCCGAAGTTTGATGTGTCATTCTgcacaatattatattatataattctcATTTCTCAATCATAATTAATTATGGTTTACTTTGACaattccaacaaaaaaaaaaaaaaaaacacgcagACTACTTCATCTCCAACCAAACCATGATCCATGAAGGTCGTCGTCGTTGACCAATCATCAATTAGTCCATTTAAAAGAAATGAACAAACTCTAGTATGATCCTGAAATATTGCTTGTACGAGCTTAATTAACTGATTCAATATGCAATATTTAAGAAAAGAGGACAATGTTCGAAACTAAGCAACGACAGTGTAGGAATTATGTCTAAAGTGGGCAGATCTTTGTGCACACCAACATTTGATTCATCCTCTCCCATACTTTGTCAGCCAAAGTATGAGGGGTTCTTGAGGTTGGAGAATTGACCATTTTagagaagaattgaagaaatgttTATGAAGAAGCTAAGAAATCCGGCCATGATGAATATAATCGTAACTCACCAAGTACTCATTAATGGTGTCATACCCAAGAACAATATCTGTCAACTTTCctggaaaacaaaacaaaaaacacaaattaaattaagattTGGAAACGCTAGCTCCCATATATATGTTCCAAAATAGATATATACCGTTTTTATCAGGAAGGATAACGGAGACGATCTTTGCACCGAAGTTTGTAAATTTGAGGGAGAAATCTCCTTTCTTAATCTCATAGAACCCAACCTCTTCCTCCTGTCCATTAACGATTGACCCTGGAGCAACACTAAAACCCACGAAAAACATCATTAATGTTAAACCTAAAGCTGAAACCTTTGACATTTTCTCCATCTGATCTG from Ipomoea triloba cultivar NCNSP0323 chromosome 12, ASM357664v1 encodes the following:
- the LOC115998770 gene encoding aldose 1-epimerase-like; its protein translation is MEKMSKVSALGLTLMMFFVGFSVAPGSIVNGQEEEVGFYEIKKGDFSLKFTNFGAKIVSVILPDKNGKLTDIVLGYDTINEYLNDTSNFGAIVGRVANRIGGAKFTLNGTLYKLIPNSGNNTIHGGPKGFGKLAWKVKEHVPNGPRPRITFTYHSPDGDQGFPGDVIASVTYALKEPYQLIIAMRAKAMNKATPVNLAQHTYWNLGGHDSGDILSQKLQLFASQITTLDDKQIPTGEIAPINNTAYDFLKPRDIGTQLNRLPDPAPGKVRGFDNNYVVDGDGKWMKKVAIVYDEKSGIRMMLKANSPGVQLYTANNLKDKKGKSGAVYQSYAAVCLETQGFPDAVNHPNFPSTIVTPTHPYHHSMFITFTTNKGF
- the LOC115998769 gene encoding probable serine/threonine-protein kinase PIX7, producing the protein MGSGPEEAGNAKSSGMGKSKSRMGKNNDDDDGGAGQSCRWFNLCFLGNCMPSRSRIDISVNRPATTHHDAKGFSDTNTDPPVALVLSSSATSNMESTPPAPNRGEELKIASQLRKFTYNELKAATRNFRPECLLGEGGFGSVYKGWINANGCTPVRPGSGLPAAVKTLNQNGLQGHKEWLAEVNYLGELQHPHLVKLIGYCMEDDQRLLVYEFMPRGSLENHLFKRSLPLPWCIRMKVVLGAAMGLAFLHEEAERPVIYRDFKASNILLDAEYNAKLSDFGLAKDGPEGDKTHVSTRVMGTYGYAAPEYVMTGHLTSRSDVYSFGVVLLEMLSGRRSMDRSKRNGEHNLVEWARPFLSDRRRFYRVIDPCLEGHFSVKGAQKSVELAATCLSRDPKARPLMSEVVETLKPLPQMKDMACDSPYFRVMKSRFASANPSARNSHRLEPGLAFQKRRPARSLSIPVPNGPLASPYNNTFNHRSPKPSIRSQEC